GGATTCAAAACACATGTTTTACCTCATTATCTACCTCCTTTTAGTTCAAAAGAGGCAtccattgtgtttttaaacataACAATTGCTTGTGTTATTGACCTGGAATGACCAAGGGCTATTTCCATCTAAGCAGCAGGTGCAGTGAACTTCATGCTTCAGGGAGAAAGGCATGTGTATTGAGTGggcaatttttttaaagacactaTCAACACAAATGTAGAAAATAGGTATTTTGTGTTCAGAAATTAATcagaaggttttaaaaaaatgcttattACTTATAATTTGTGGTAACAATAGCACTTTCAGATGACTGTAGTAATACTTAAAGAGAGAGTTACATCCCCAaagaaaactgaggttatttatGTGATACTGTAGTCTTTTCCTCAGTGCAGATATTCCTAAAAGATCTTCTGCAATAATATTGAGCATGGAGCAGTAGCCATGTAAAGTTAAAAAGAAGAACTATATAGTATGAATATATTTACCACGCTGTCCATCCTGCTCTATTTACAGGGAACTAGAACGTTTGGGGACTCAGGTGAGAAAATCCACTCTCATCCAGCAGAAATCTATTAGGAGCGAGTGGAAAATGGCAAAAATTGCCTTTGTCGTAATTGTGGTCTACGTCCTCTCCTGGTCTCCATATGCCTGCGTCACACTAATTTCTTGGTCTGGGTAAGATTATTTTATCTGTTAATATTGATGATTGTGTACTTTTATCCCTTGGTAATGTACATAACAGATTCATGCATTTGTAGATTGTTCATTTGAAAGCATACCTGtcagaaaaatcagaaaaagtCAGGTTTACAACTGCCTGTTTTTGTTATGGCCTTCATCATAATGTAAAAAATGGTTGGTGAGAAAATGATATTGGGCACATTCACTGCTCTCACTATCAGATGTACTTATCTACAACATGGTGAACGGGAACAAGTAACACTTCACTAGAGACGCAGTGGTGGTGTGCTATATGGGAGCAGTTTTAAGCACAAGATTTTAATAACTGGGCAAATATTATTCTGAATTATTAATCTTCTCCATATATAACGTTCAGGCATTTCTTCACATAAGCAATCACAAACAAAGCTTCAGTATAATTCAATGATGTTTGCCTCATTATATTCTGTGGTTGGATTTTTATCATTACATAATGTTGTGTCAATAAGAGGCCAGTATTTCCTGGTTGGGTTACATACAACAGACGGTGAAGTTGCTCATATGCCCTGTGCTTATCACAACATTCAGTAAACCACATGTCTACCCTGGGACATACAATTAGTTATGTAACTTTGAAATCACATTCTGCTCATTCAGTGGAAAGGTAGTCACacttgtgcacacacacatgcacgcgcgcAAGCAAAGATGATCAGATGGACTTAAGCGACCCTCTTTAGCAGCTGGCACATGTTCGTTAATCTCTAACCAAATATGTCCCTTAATTATGTTACAAAACACGAAAGAGAAACTGGATCTTTGCAGCGGTCATTTCTGATTCTGTGATGTCATCAACAAACGAAACCATCTTTTTAAAACGCTGCTGTTTTGTCTGAACCAGCCATGCCAACATCTTGTCGCCATACTCCAAGACAGTCCCTGCAATAATAGCAAAAGCCTCCACTATCTACAATCCTATCATCTATGCTATCATACACAACAAATACAGGTAAATAATGATTCggtaatttcattttaaagtttcatATAAGCCCCTTGTGTTGTGCAGTGCCAATGCATTATTTTGGAAGAAATGCTACCAACATGTAGCAAGCTGGAGTCTAAATGAGTGCATTGTTCTGCACTGTACAGGATGGCACTGGTAGAGAAATTTCCCTGCCTGTGGTTTCTGTCTCCCACTCCTCGAAAAGAATGCATCTCATCCTCCATCAGCGAGTCCTCTTTCAGAGACTCAATCATCAGCAGACAGTCGTCAGCATCAAGGACCCACTTTATTACTGCCTCCTCCAACCTCTCTGACGTGGTAAGTTAGGTTAGAGTAGATTTTATCTGGCTGTTGTTTAAGATGTCCGAACAAACAAGATTTCTCTTATGTTgaatctctctctctgcttatCTAAAATGAATTCTAATAAATTTGAAGTATTAATAATCTTAGCAAGATGCAGGTGGAAATTGCACTAATATTAGCTTTGAATAATGTTTGGCATCTACTAAACTTCCTcagtttaattattattattttttgcttgCAGTTATTGAGGGATGTGGAGATGGAGCCTCTGGGCAGGAGGTCAGGCGATTCCTTCAGAAGCATATCATCACGCAGTCAGTCCTGTAAGAGGTCCTGTAAAAAACAGTTAGACCGGAAGACAACCAAAACCCACACAGCAGAGAAGGTGAGGAAACActgcagaaaaatgtgaaagtgtGAATCTGAAAACTCACAATGTTATCTTTTATTCATCTACGATTTACACTACTTGCCCGCATGTAGTAAAACATCACACATCCATGATCTGAAGGTGATTTTCTCATGTATGTGTTTACTTTTTGACACTCCCAGCATCCGTCTGTCATGAGTGAACCATCAAGGGCCTGTGATCACGAGCTGGTTTCCAGTTCTCTGACCATCGCCGCTCTCCCCCTCCTAGTTCTTACCAGGAGGCGCAGCCACAGTCTGACCAGTGCGATTTCAGATGCCTGTGGCGAGAAAGGAAGAATCTGCGATAGGATGAACAGCCACAAGAGCGATTCTTTTGATTGCCTGAATTTTGGAAAAATGCCACCTACAGGCCCCAGATCACCCCAGGGTGTTCCTCGCATCATCGTCATCAGTCCCACCACTGAAAGCAGCCTCATTAACCAAGACAGTGTCTCCTTAGAAGACAGCATTGAGTCAATGGAGAACAATGTTTTTGTCACCCTAAACTTTTCATCAGAAGTTTTTGAGGCACTTGAACTACTTTCTTGACCAACTGGACTACTGATTACACTTCCACTGGATGTTTCccgattaataaaaaaaatatacatcaaACTTTTTGCTACAGGCCAACATTCATATTGGCTATAGACATAAGAAGTTATTCAGCTCTTACATGTATGCGTGCCCCTCTACTCCCCTCTATTGACTAATTGACTCTACAAGGAAAACTTGTATGGCAAATGAAACAATAAGCTGATTCTGGTATGCAGTGTGCAGTGTTCGTCAGAGTTTGGCACGGACAAAGGACCCCTAAGGGGCAGCAAGcttttattagatttttcaAAAATGACAAGTGCAACTACATATTTTCAAGAGCTTGGGGCTAAAGCTTGACAGGCTGAATTTAAGTTTATCTATTGACGCAAAGGTCCATGCAGCTGTGATGCAAACTTTTGAACTGAAACAGAATTCATTCTTTACGCCAACATCATTGATTCTCTTCTGGCCACTGAAGAGAAGCGTTAGGAATAgttccctcctcctctttcctcagGACGAGGCaatatgtgtaaaaatgtaaaccAACAAGGCAGCAAATCAAGAGCACTGATTATATGTCCGCTTtggaaaagcagcacacatgaACAAAATAAGTCGTTTTTAgtaggttttctttttggcttttattaccacaaaGAATTTAACAGCACAACATCTTGTGTTGTAACACTAATCCGTTAGGTCATATGGACCGCTTGAGCTTTTTCACTGGAACAGAGTGAAATGaggtcatttttattattcaaaTACTGAAACTGGGTCAAATGTGTCTCATACaacaatgacatttttaacattttgtcgGCGCAATATTTCTATACATGTTTAAATACAGTATTTAGGCACACGTCATTTCTCAGAGAGAGTACATGATTTATGTGACGTAAGTATATGACGGCTGCTTTATGTATATTTTGCCATTTGATGCTTGTGCATCTTTTGGTTTTGTAATTATAGAactgttttgaaaaaaatgaggacatgctggagaagCACTTATATTTGAATCAATATAAAAAGAGTATATATTTAAGCTGATGCATCTGGTGATGATGATTATCTGTAACAGCTGGTCTAAGCTTAGTGTTAGTCAAAACACCTGAATTAGTAGACAGAAAACTAATATTGACGATCATCCAAATCATAAACTACTTTCAATGACAGCCCTTTAAGACACCTTTGAAGGacaaatttcttcttcttcagcaggTTTAATGGCAAATAAACTATCATTGATTGCCAGTGTCTGACAGgaagaaagaaacacaagaaagaaaCACTTGAATCAATGAAACACTTTAATCTCTTTTAGTTTGCCTATAAAGTCCACAGAGTTTAACATTTCATTAGAGAAGGAGTGTGTGGCGGTaggaaggtaaaaaaaatgttctgatgTTGAGCCTGAATGTACACTGACGTTTGTGCTGCAGCTCTCATCTGGACAAGCAGAAAAACGCAGATAAACACCTGCACCAATATCTCACTGAAGGTCACttgtgttattgtgttattgtggggtttttttttcttttttacattacaCCATAATAATAAATGCAGAATTTATTTCTGCTCTGCTAATATGTACAGTTCTacctttaaaaatgatttgaaacAAATGAAAGTGCCAGATGACATGAAGGGAAGTATTGTACATGTTGTTAACTACACTGTTATTAAGCATTCATTAAGCATTGAGAGttatatctgacacagacaCTCAGGCTGACCATTCCTAACATCTCTGAATTTTCAGAGATTCTTttccatgtgtctgtgtgtcacttCCTATCATATTAGTTTGACAGCTAACAACAGAAAGCGATCCCCATCCACCGCACTCTTAATGCCCTTGAGCTTTTAAGAAGAAAGTATTTTTTCAGCCTGGTTTGGAACCACAAAATGTATTGTATGTGTTAAAATACACTTGAATTTTTGTGCCAGTTTTTATGCCAGTGGTgacaaaaatcacacaaaatgaaatgaaatcatgCAAACAAAGCATCATCACCACACCCTCTAATGAGTAgcgtttgtttactttttagcattacttcttctttttttatttacccaCAATAATGTTGAATATGTATTTTGAACTATTAACACTATAATATAATGTGTGTTTCATGCCTCAACTCAGCTATTTTATTTACCACTTTCTATTAATTTTGTGCTACTGTAATAACATCtgcaaaatttgtatttattgtctTATTATTTGTGAACAGTTAAAGAGAGTCGTGGTAGGGAGTGTTATGGCACTTTTACGGTTCGTAAAGTGTTTGGATTCACCAAATCACGTAGATAAAGTTATTAAACCTGTGTTGAACCTCTACTTAAACTGCTTTTTTGTGACAAAACACTTCACCGTCTGTTGTATGTAACCCAACCAGGGTATACTGGGCTCTTACTGACACAACATGTAATGATTACACAGAGTCTACAGCTTGCACACTGACCTGTGAATGTGTACAgtggaaaactaaataaaatatccTGATTGTTGTGGAGGTTTTAAGACAGAGTGTAATAGAATAAATGGATCTGTTACAGTTAGGCATACTTCAGCCTTTTGTTGACCTTTTATTTCCTTAAAAATGGATTCCTGACAATGAATGCAAAAGGAGCTAGGAGAAATTTTAAAAGCCTTCAGAATTGTAAGAGGACTATTACTTAAGATCACATAAAATATGgaaaagtctggctccttggaagcagaatataaagaaatggagGGTGGATCACTCAACAAACAGTACTGTACATAGTGTGTTCATATTTTGCTGAGTGTTCAtcagtacaaaaaaacaatgtttctgTTACATGAATTATGTGTAATGACAGCACACAACCACCGGAGGGAAGCAGACAAATAATCTATGTTGGCTTTTGGTTCGGagttttcatttttccacaTCCTTAGAAAGAAGCATAAAACAAATGCAAGACTTGTTATTAACTCagtcacaaataaaatgtgttaactGCTTCAAGTATACCTGTCATCCCAAAGGGTAGGACACCTGAGTTTGATTAGCCTGTTACCATGCCATCCTACATACTGATACTGTTTCCAAGAGATTTAATTGTAGGGAAGGACCCAGTCAAACTGTGtgactgtaaatgtgttttatcatcATACCTGCTGACAGGTGTGTCTCGgcctgtgtgtgactgtgttcaTATTTCAGAGAAAGACACACAGAAAGATGACATCATCATGGAAAAAAAACGTAAGCGCGTACAGTGCGAGAAGACAGCGACAATATAACTGGTTAACAAGCACAAGTGGTCTCTGGTTTATGTCATACCTTTAGGAGTGTGGATGCGCACTTCCTTTAGCCTCTACCACAAACCCAAGTCACTGACAGAGTGTGGTTGCACGCGAGTACGAACGAGTACGAActggcaggttttttttttttttacccctcatTGTGGTTCACATAATTAAGGTAATGAATGATTAATTTACCACAATAATCAATTTATCTTCATGTGTCTAAAGTTTCTATTAAAACGGAGCTTAACGCAGTCTTGCTAGTTGCTTCTTAAATAAGTGAACAAGTGTGACCGAGTAAaagcatgtgtgcgtgtgaaaACGAGCTTTGCAATTAGGAGGCATGAATTTCACGCCTCCTGAACCAACTGTCCGGCTGACTGCGTCATGACGTCGCTCCATTGGGACCTACCTCACACAATGAGATGTCAAACACACGGAAAACTGGCCTGCAGCAGCACACTGGACGGAGCACAGACTTCCAGCAGGGGCGAAAGACTTTCCAGCCACAGGGTGAGCCATGAACACCTGTTTAGTAAACTGTGAATGCCTTTTGTGCTgatggtatttatttatttatctttgtaTATGAGGCCTATTTAGTTTTATTGAATCCTAAGTTTTGTTGTTCTTATTTGCTGGACACATATTGAGGAAAATATGACACAACTGaaaataacatattttcagttgtgtcACGTTTCAGGACATGAGATGAGGTGGCCACGCActgtttttctgtctccatGGTGTTGTGGTAATTTGCTTAtgtgatgtatttttaaaatggcaCACTATAGCTGTTTAATTTGTGCTGTCCTAAGAATACCAGAAAGTGAATCCCGGGCATGATTGCAAGAAACATAAGGAGGAAGGTGTAGTATGTATATGCTGGCTAGGGGAGGGGGGATGCAGTATTGATGTTTGGTGGTGCTTTGGTGTGTGCTGAATGGAGCAGATGCTTTGATCTTCCCTAGAGACCCTGCTCCTTGCTCCTTCTAAAGCTCTGCCTCTGGTCACAGATATATGGGCAGGGATGGCAAGCCTAAAGCTGCACAGACTAATATTTACTTctcttattgtgaaggtctgctcTAACAGAAAGCACATCCCAACCTTAACCAATCTTAACCCTTGGCAGGAATTACCTAAAGTCAGGGCCAGCCAAATATGTCTTCATTTTCCACAAATGTCTTCACTTCCATAGTGTAAAAGTCTGAGGGATCATTGCAAAGTTACAAACAACTACATCCTGAATATTAAATATGGgttttgattcatttaaacgaTAGTGTGGCTTTAAGTTCTTCAGCTTTTGCCATCTCCGTGTAACTTTATCTGCCctcctttgcttctttttctttgtatcCTGTGTTTATTTCTTCCCTCTTTCACTGCAGTCAACACAGAACAGCTGCTGTCTACTAGAGAGGAAGGAAGTAAAGCACTGGAAAGTCTACTCAGTGCACCAAATATGCAgtgcatgcgtgcgtgtgtgcgtgtgtgtgtgtgtgtgtgtgtgtgtgtgtgtgtgtgtgtgtgtgtgtatgtgcatttcTGGGTCTTGTGTGTGCTTCTGGAGTTATGGATGCATAGCTGCCTAAATGTGGTAGAAAGCGCATCACTCATCCATAATTCATTTTATCCACCAAGACCTGTGTCATGACATTGAGGTCATGATATCATGAAGGCTGTCTGAACAAGACAACTCCATCATGAAAGACTGACGAGCTGTCAAATCACAAAACCTTTGACACCGTGGGATGGAAATATCATGCTCAAGTATTTCTCTATTACAATTCACACATATTAGAGGAGATACTGCAATGGTTCAAGCTGTGATGACCTTTCGTATTTCTTTGTGCTTATTGTAAATACTGCcattgttaggatgcctgggtcgtcgacccagggtttttgagtttttgatattatttatacttcctagtttttggtttctttgagttccgtcttatggcttatgtctctgtcgtctttagttgctctgtctcccctatcacctgcatccccttgtctagttcgcgtctatgtgtatcttaagttcctatatccccgtgttcagtcagtgtttgtgtctgccctgttcccacgtctctgttccctttgtagtgcctgcatgtgagtctgtgtctttgttcagtctgtgttatgtgtttcctgttttactttgaaggtctccgtcttttctcagtgtgttcagtttacgcttctttggtctcgtcagttctgatttgccccagctgtgtttccctcctgttactcatttcCTGAttgttccctctgtgtattttagccctgtgtttcttagtgtctgtgtcgcgatctaccgtttattttgctgtgtgttttgcctgtccaccggtgtaagtttattttgagtttttctagTTATGTCATGttgcgttcagcattaaagcctttttgagttcacgtctgtctccggagtctgcaccttgggtcctattcctgcctgcacacagccacacctaacagaagatcgcgaccagaaCATGGACCCCGCAGACTCTTTTTCCTCGGAGTACAACGCTGAGATGGAGCGGATGGTGAGCCTGCTTGACCGCATCGCCCAGTCCCCTGATTTAAGGACCATGGCAGTGGGGCTGAGTGCGGTGGAGGCCATCATTCGGTTTAACCCCCGGCTTAGCCAGTTTGCTAAGGACACTAAGTGGACGACACCATTACTGCCTGGAGAGAGCAAGTCAAGGCTGGTGagtttgctctctctctctctacatctTCCCCACCGTTACTCCAGGACTACACACACTGTCCTTCTGGTTCAGCACTGCCACGGACTTCCTCTCCCTCCCCACACCAGCTGGATTCTTGTTCACCTGCCCTTTTCCTGGCAGCTATGTGgtcagaggatgaggaggaggtctCTTTTTCTCCACCGGTTCCTGTTTCCTCATCCCGACGGAAACGGCGTTCTGGCCGCCGCCACAACAGAACTGTTGAGCATTTTGTCTCTGGACACTCTGACATCACACCCACTTCATCTGTTCTGCaaactggttctgctggagggtccgaggggcccgttcagcctcctgtctccgctggagggtccgaggggcccgttcagccacctgtctctgctggaggctccgaggggcccgttcagccacctgtctccgctggagggcccgaggagcccgttcagccacctgtctccgctggagggcccgaggagcccgttcagccacctgtctccgctggagggcccgaggagcccgttcagccacctgtctccgctggagggcccgaggagcccgttcagccacctgtctccgctggagggcccgaggggcccgttcagccacctgtctccgctggaggctccgaggggcccgttcagccacctgtctccgctggagggcccgaggagcccgttcagccacctgtctccgctggagggcccgaggagcccgttcagccacctgtctccgctggagggcccgaggagcccgttcagccacctgtctccgctggagggcccgaggggcccgttcagccacctgtctccgctggagggcccgaggagcccgttcagccacctgtctccgctggagagcccgaggagcccgttcagccacgtgtctccgctggagggcccgaggagcccgttcagccacgtgtctccgctggagggcccgaggagcccgttcagccacgtgtctccgctggagggcccgaggagcccgttcagccacgtgtctccgctggagggcccgaggagcccgttcagccacgtgtctccgctggagggcccgaggagcccgttcagccacgtgtctccgctggagggcccgaggagcccgttcagccacgtgtctccgctggagggcccgaggagcccgttcagccacgtgtctccgctggagggcccgaggagcccgttcagccacctgtctccgctggagggcccgaggagcccgttcagccacgtgtctccgctggagggcccgaggagcccgttcagccacgtgtctccgctggagggcccgaggagcccgttcagccacgtgtctccgctggagggcccgaggagcccgttcagccacgtgtctccgctggagggcccgaggagcccgttcagccacgtgtctccgctggagggcccgaggagcccgttcagccttctgccacgtgtctccgctggagggcccgaggagcccgttcagccttctgccacgtgtctccgctggagggcccgaggagcccgttcagccttctgccacgtgtctccgctggagggcccgaggagcccgttcagccttctgccacgtgtctccgctggagggcccgaggagcccgttcagccttctgccacgtgtctccgctggagggcccgaggagcccgttcagccttctgccacgtgtctccgctggagggcccgaggagcccgttcagccttctgccacgtgtctccgctggagggcccgaggagcccgttcagccttctgccacgtgtctccgctggagggcccgaggagcccgttcagccttctgccacgtgtctccgctggagggccggcctctgcctctgcagctccgcctggtccggcctccgagtctgcagctccgcctggtccagtCTCCGAGTGTTCAGCTTTGTCTGCTTCTGAGGTCTTCATGCTGTTTGTTCCTGCACGTCCCGTCCGGCCTGCACGTCCCGcccggcctgctcgtcctgcacgtcccgcccggcctgctcgtcctgcacggCCCGctcgtcctgtccggcctgctcaTCCTGCACGTTCTGTCCGGCCGATGACTGGACGTCGTTGCCGTCTTGGACAGCCCTCTGAACTACGCCGCCGTCAtggacggccccctgaactaCTCCGCCACCAgtgcctcccgcccggccggcctcctgacctgCTCGGTCGCCATCACtgcctcccgcccggccggcctcctgacctgCTCGGTCGCCGTCGCtgcctcccgcccggccggcctcctgatctGCTCTGTCGCCACCGGCGCCTTCTGcctggccggcctcctgaactgttttctgggCTCTTGGGCCATCAGCCTCCGGGCCGCCCCCCTGAACTGCCCGGGTTTGGACTATTGTGCTgtcagcctccgggccggccccctgaactttttgtGAACTGTTTTTCCTGGCTGCCTGCGCCTGTCATGAgcctgttttttgttctgttgctttccGGGCTCcagtgtttgcactttttttttttttcttttttttttttttctggctcaatgtgtttcatttgtttcgAGCCCTCCATCCTGTTTCCCCCGCCGCCCACCTtggttgggttgtttttggttttgatgttttggtttgggctgtctggaagccagcccttaaggggggggggtactgttaggatgcctgggtcgtcgacccagggtttttgagtttttgatattatttatacttcctagtttttggtttctttgagttccgtcttatggcttatgtctctgtcgtctttagttgctctgtctcccctatcacctgcatccccttgtctagttcgcgtctatgtgtatcttaagttcctatatccccgtgttcagtcagtgtttgtgtctgccctgttcccacgtctctgttccctttgtagtgcctgcatgtgagtctgtgtctttgttcagtctgtgttatgtgtttcctgttttactttgaaggtctccgtcttttctcagtgtgttcagtttacgcttctttggtctcgtcagttctgatttgccccagctgtgtttccctcctgttactcatttcctgattgctccctctgtgtatttaagccctgtgtttcttagtgtctgtgtcgcgatctaccgtttattttgctgtgtgttttgcctgtccaccggtgtaagtttattttgagtttttctagTTATGTCATGttgcgttcagcattaaagcctttttgagttcacgtctgtctccggagtctgcaccttgggtcctattcctgcctgcacacagccacacctaacagCCATGAAGTATCTGATATGTCTAAATAAGaggaaattattaaaaaaatatgtgtt
This genomic stretch from Astatotilapia calliptera chromosome 12, fAstCal1.2, whole genome shotgun sequence harbors:
- the LOC113034213 gene encoding melanopsin-A-like, encoding MWSTESMEPEKAHSQRSFFNKVDVPDHVHYIVASFVFIIGALGITGNSLVMFAFYSSKKLRNLPNYLIMNLAVSDFLMAFTQSPIFFINCLYKEWVFGEMGCKMYAFCGALFGISSMINLLAISIERYLVITKPLRAIHWSSKRRTTLAILVVWLYSLAWSLAPLVGWSSYIPEGLMTSCTWDYVTYTTASRSYTMMLCCFVFFIPLGIILYCYLLMFLSIRKTGRELERLGTQVRKSTLIQQKSIRSEWKMAKIAFVVIVVYVLSWSPYACVTLISWSGHANILSPYSKTVPAIIAKASTIYNPIIYAIIHNKYRMALVEKFPCLWFLSPTPRKECISSSISESSFRDSIISRQSSASRTHFITASSNLSDVLLRDVEMEPLGRRSGDSFRSISSRSQSCKRSCKKQLDRKTTKTHTAEKHPSVMSEPSRACDHELVSSSLTIAALPLLVLTRRRSHSLTSAISDACGEKGRICDRMNSHKSDSFDCLNFGKMPPTGPRSPQGVPRIIVISPTTESSLINQDSVSLEDSIESMENNVFVTLNFSSEVFEALELLS